The Shewanella japonica genome has a window encoding:
- a CDS encoding MFS transporter, which yields MAKNGLSGIEKKVAFSLASVFGLRMMGLFMIMPVFALYGQHLEGFSPLWVGIAIGAYGLTQACLQIPMGMLSDKYGRKPIILGGLVIFAIGSIVAAMSDHIYGVVLGRALQGMGAIAAAVLALAADLTRDEQRTKVMAIIGMCIGFSFALSLLAGPIVAQYAGLEGLFFLTAILAVLGMVIVQVLVPNPVSQAPKGDTVATPTKLKRMLMDPQLFRLDAGIFILHLVLTAVFVALPLDLVDAGLVKEKHWMLYFPAFVGAFFLMVPLIIIGVKRNNTKTMFQISLLIMMLSLAAMGIYADNLWVLSGAVVLFFTGFNYLEASLPSLIAKFCPMGDKGSAMGVYSTSQFLGAFCGGMLGGGAYQLVGASGVFYVALALMFVWLLLTIGMEKPVLLKSYTLEAEAKDRNHAQDMATQLSQLTGVAEAIVVIEEKAAYLKVDDQFDLREARAVLGSVS from the coding sequence ATGGCCAAGAATGGACTATCCGGCATAGAGAAAAAAGTCGCTTTTTCGTTAGCCAGCGTGTTTGGTTTACGAATGATGGGCTTGTTTATGATCATGCCTGTGTTTGCGCTTTACGGCCAACACTTAGAAGGATTCTCGCCATTATGGGTCGGTATTGCCATAGGGGCATACGGCTTAACACAAGCTTGTTTGCAAATTCCCATGGGCATGTTGTCTGACAAATATGGCCGAAAGCCTATCATTTTAGGTGGTTTAGTCATTTTTGCTATTGGTAGTATTGTCGCTGCGATGTCTGATCATATTTACGGTGTGGTGCTGGGCCGTGCTTTACAGGGCATGGGAGCCATTGCTGCGGCGGTATTGGCACTCGCTGCCGACTTAACCCGTGATGAACAACGAACCAAAGTCATGGCAATCATTGGGATGTGTATTGGCTTTTCTTTCGCTTTATCTTTACTTGCTGGGCCGATAGTCGCTCAATATGCTGGCCTTGAAGGTTTATTCTTTTTAACTGCCATTTTAGCTGTGTTAGGCATGGTGATTGTGCAGGTCTTAGTACCAAACCCTGTGTCTCAAGCCCCTAAAGGGGATACTGTTGCTACGCCGACCAAGCTTAAACGTATGCTGATGGACCCTCAGTTATTTCGATTAGATGCGGGCATTTTTATTCTTCATTTAGTATTAACAGCGGTGTTTGTCGCATTACCTTTAGATTTAGTTGATGCAGGCTTAGTCAAAGAAAAGCACTGGATGTTGTACTTCCCCGCTTTTGTTGGCGCATTCTTTTTAATGGTGCCCTTGATCATTATTGGCGTTAAGCGCAATAACACTAAAACTATGTTCCAAATCTCATTGCTTATAATGATGCTATCACTCGCTGCTATGGGAATTTATGCTGATAATTTGTGGGTGCTCAGTGGCGCTGTGGTGTTATTTTTTACCGGCTTTAACTATTTAGAGGCATCATTACCTAGCTTAATCGCAAAGTTTTGTCCTATGGGCGATAAAGGTTCTGCGATGGGGGTTTACTCGACCAGTCAATTCTTAGGTGCTTTTTGTGGTGGCATGTTAGGTGGTGGCGCTTATCAATTGGTCGGCGCTTCAGGTGTCTTTTATGTCGCGTTAGCGTTGATGTTTGTGTGGTTATTATTGACCATTGGCATGGAAAAACCAGTGCTTCTTAAAAGCTATACGCTTGAAGCTGAAGCGAAAGATAGAAATCATGCCCAAGATATGGCAACTCAGCTATCACAACTTACAGGGGTTGCTGAGGCAATTGTCGTGATTGAAGAGAAAGCTGCTTATTTAAAAGTAGATGATCAATTCGATTTAAGAGAAGCCCGAGCTGTGTTAGGCTCTGTCAGCTAA
- a CDS encoding glycosyltransferase family 9 protein, which translates to MLKQAIPDATIDVFVAPVVKSFAEACPHVDNVLVDTGDDAAIAELIKEQHYDAAIVSLSQYRVYKLLKPARIPYVLVPTLNWYQYLYKHRTNAQYQDGISVWRRGCNVVEHFLKEHNYTIPEVKRPFWDMSNKKHKWQEYYNKQGEEKLIFAHPGTGGSSGGVPVESFSNMLIDISQRTALDCRFVVTYSGQEEVLADEMVAILSEKGIKVEKAKPLSSLSEFAESLVAADMFIAGSTGPLHLAGLHNVPTLGFYAGRRSAPHIRWQSLSADDRRLSYTPPVGKRTGRNMALVDFDKAATEAAAFLDSFYSDVSR; encoded by the coding sequence ATGTTAAAACAGGCAATACCGGATGCAACAATTGACGTATTTGTTGCTCCTGTAGTGAAAAGTTTTGCCGAGGCATGCCCTCATGTGGATAACGTCTTAGTTGATACAGGTGATGATGCGGCTATTGCAGAGCTGATTAAAGAGCAACATTACGATGCAGCTATCGTTTCATTGTCTCAATACCGAGTTTATAAACTACTTAAACCAGCTCGAATTCCTTATGTACTGGTTCCCACGCTAAATTGGTACCAATATCTCTATAAACACAGAACCAACGCACAATATCAAGATGGCATTTCTGTTTGGCGAAGAGGTTGTAATGTTGTTGAGCACTTTCTAAAAGAGCACAATTACACTATTCCAGAAGTGAAACGACCTTTTTGGGATATGAGCAATAAAAAGCACAAGTGGCAAGAGTATTACAATAAACAGGGTGAAGAAAAGTTGATTTTTGCTCACCCTGGTACAGGTGGCTCGTCGGGCGGGGTGCCTGTTGAGTCATTTTCGAATATGCTTATTGATATTAGTCAGCGTACTGCGTTAGATTGCCGATTTGTGGTCACTTACAGCGGCCAAGAAGAAGTGCTTGCCGACGAAATGGTCGCTATTTTGTCTGAAAAAGGCATTAAGGTTGAAAAAGCCAAACCATTATCGAGCCTGAGCGAATTTGCTGAGTCATTAGTGGCTGCTGATATGTTTATCGCAGGCTCTACCGGGCCTTTGCATTTAGCAGGTCTACACAATGTGCCGACATTAGGGTTTTATGCAGGCAGACGCTCTGCACCGCATATACGTTGGCAGTCGTTATCAGCGGATGATCGCCGATTATCTTATACACCGCCTGTTGGAAAAAGAACGGGTCGCAATATGGCGTTAGTTGATTTTGACAAGGCAGCCACTGAGGCTGCGGCGTTTTTAGATTCATTTTATTCAGACGTTAGCCGTTAA
- the ssb gene encoding single-stranded DNA-binding protein, with amino-acid sequence MASRGVNKVILVGNLGKDPEVRYMPNGNAVANFTVATSESWKDQQGQQQERTEWHNIVMYRRLAEVAGEYLKKGSKVYLEGKLQTSKWQDQTTGQDRYKTEINAMEMQMLDSRGQGGQQGGMNQGQGGYGNAPQQSAPQSQGGYGQQQQSQAGYQQPAQQQAAQKPAYTPKPQAPAQQQGSYQQPAQRPAPAQQQGGFQQPAQQQQGGFQQQSAPAQRPAPTPQPQNTTPDLGGDWDDDIPF; translated from the coding sequence ATGGCCAGTCGTGGTGTGAATAAAGTAATTTTGGTTGGTAATTTAGGTAAAGATCCTGAAGTTCGTTACATGCCAAACGGTAACGCAGTCGCTAACTTTACTGTAGCAACAAGTGAATCTTGGAAAGACCAGCAAGGTCAGCAACAAGAACGCACTGAATGGCACAACATTGTGATGTACCGTCGACTAGCTGAAGTAGCTGGCGAATACCTGAAAAAAGGTTCTAAAGTTTACTTAGAAGGTAAACTGCAAACCAGCAAGTGGCAGGATCAGACTACGGGTCAAGATCGCTACAAAACCGAAATCAATGCAATGGAAATGCAAATGCTTGATAGCCGTGGCCAAGGCGGTCAGCAAGGTGGTATGAACCAAGGTCAAGGTGGCTATGGTAATGCGCCTCAGCAAAGTGCACCGCAATCTCAAGGCGGATACGGCCAACAGCAGCAATCTCAAGCTGGTTATCAGCAGCCTGCTCAACAGCAAGCAGCTCAAAAGCCTGCTTACACGCCTAAACCTCAAGCGCCAGCGCAGCAGCAAGGTAGTTACCAGCAGCCTGCTCAACGTCCAGCACCTGCCCAGCAACAAGGTGGTTTCCAACAACCTGCTCAACAACAGCAAGGTGGTTTCCAGCAACAATCTGCTCCTGCACAGCGTCCTGCGCCAACACCACAACCGCAGAACACTACGCCAGATTTAGGCGGTGATTGGGATGACGATATCCCGTTCTAA